One window from the genome of Candidatus Sysuiplasma acidicola encodes:
- a CDS encoding Lrp/AsnC family transcriptional regulator, whose amino-acid sequence MAVGFVLISTAPAKEHEVYNELLKVKEIVELHPLFGEYDLIAKIEAEDFNQLGQVVVDRIRAIQGVIDTKTLTGIKF is encoded by the coding sequence ATGGCAGTGGGGTTTGTGCTTATAAGCACCGCTCCGGCGAAGGAGCATGAGGTATACAACGAGCTTTTGAAGGTAAAGGAGATAGTAGAACTTCATCCGCTCTTCGGTGAATACGACCTTATAGCCAAGATTGAGGCAGAGGATTTCAATCAGCTTGGTCAGGTAGTGGTGGACAGGATAAGGGCTATTCAGGGCGTCATAGACACGAAGACACTTACCGGGATAAAGTTTTAA